Proteins encoded in a region of the Psychromicrobium lacuslunae genome:
- a CDS encoding energy-coupling factor transporter transmembrane component T family protein: protein MNGGWLAAANPLSKLVAVFLLTFSLALSVDWVSGSVVLLCLLVVFPLSGVSWWTLLKRIWPVLVALTLAAWGTALASADSGRVLLDWGYLSVSEGSLATGIAIGVRGIAIALPAALLVLSTDPSDLATALAQKWRLSPRFVMGTLAAMRLIGVMAEEWQTLSMARRARGVGASGSFLSRAKANLGQAMALLIQSVRRATRLAVTMEARGFGGKERSWARESSFSGRDVLIIAFGVLVSALAVWVSISLGAWNVVWGR from the coding sequence GTGAACGGCGGCTGGTTGGCGGCGGCGAACCCGCTGAGCAAGCTGGTAGCGGTTTTTCTGCTCACCTTCTCGCTCGCTCTCTCGGTGGATTGGGTTTCCGGCAGTGTGGTGTTGCTTTGCTTGCTCGTGGTGTTCCCGCTGAGCGGCGTTTCCTGGTGGACTTTGCTGAAGCGGATCTGGCCGGTCCTGGTCGCGCTCACCCTGGCTGCCTGGGGCACTGCTTTGGCTTCGGCGGATTCTGGCCGAGTGTTGCTCGACTGGGGGTATCTCAGTGTTAGCGAGGGTTCCTTGGCTACCGGCATTGCGATTGGGGTTCGCGGTATAGCGATCGCCCTGCCTGCAGCACTCCTGGTGCTCAGCACCGATCCCAGCGACCTGGCTACCGCACTCGCGCAAAAATGGCGGCTTTCACCGCGATTTGTGATGGGCACCCTCGCGGCGATGCGGCTGATTGGCGTAATGGCCGAAGAGTGGCAGACGCTGAGTATGGCTCGCCGAGCTCGTGGGGTGGGGGCCAGTGGCTCGTTCCTGAGCAGGGCTAAAGCTAATCTTGGTCAAGCGATGGCGCTTTTGATCCAATCGGTGCGCCGTGCCACCCGGTTAGCCGTCACCATGGAAGCCCGCGGTTTCGGTGGCAAAGAACGTAGTTGGGCTCGGGAAAGCAGCTTTTCCGGCCGTGACGTGCTGATCATTGCCTTCGGGGTGCTCGTTTCGGCTCTCGCGGTCTGGGTTTCGATCAGCTTGGGTGCTTGGAACGTGGTGTGGGGACGTTAG
- a CDS encoding ECF transporter S component, which produces MTSTTSTPVSYRWRVVDIVVAAVIAVAGGVIFWAWSALATGISVLSAGYPPLSALWSGGWFIPAVLGGLVIRKPGAALFCEMVAATGELIAGSPYGGTVLLSGILQGLGAELVFAAFRYRSWRLPASVLAGAAAGLMCGINDCFLLWGWNIEYTADFKAVYIVFCMISGAVIAGLLSWLATRGLARTGALSSLGARNAHREPIV; this is translated from the coding sequence ATGACTAGTACAACCTCAACCCCAGTTAGCTACCGCTGGCGAGTAGTGGATATTGTGGTCGCCGCGGTGATTGCGGTCGCCGGTGGCGTCATTTTCTGGGCCTGGTCGGCTCTGGCCACCGGAATTAGTGTGCTTTCCGCCGGATACCCGCCGCTCAGCGCGCTCTGGTCCGGTGGCTGGTTCATCCCGGCGGTGCTCGGCGGGCTAGTGATCCGCAAACCTGGCGCGGCACTGTTCTGCGAAATGGTGGCCGCAACCGGCGAACTCATTGCCGGATCCCCCTATGGCGGCACAGTACTGCTTTCCGGCATCTTGCAAGGCCTGGGCGCCGAACTCGTCTTCGCTGCTTTCCGCTACCGTTCCTGGCGGCTTCCCGCCTCGGTGCTGGCCGGAGCGGCGGCTGGCCTCATGTGTGGCATTAACGACTGCTTCCTGCTCTGGGGCTGGAACATCGAATACACAGCTGATTTCAAAGCCGTCTACATCGTCTTCTGCATGATTTCTGGCGCCGTGATCGCTGGACTGCTCTCTTGGCTGGCTACTCGCGGACTCGCGCGCACCGGGGCGTTATCAAGCCTGGGAGCCAGGAACGCGCATCGGGAACCGATCGTCTGA
- a CDS encoding ABC transporter ATP-binding protein, giving the protein MPATRSGPARITAENWSFRRADRAAAVLHGLDFSIAPGERVLLLGPSGSGKSTLLHALAGVLGDGDAEETGTLALDGTHPRASRGRAGLMQQDPETQVILPRVGDDVAFGAENLSVPPEQIWPRVNDALRAVGLDLPLDHPSSSLSGGQKQRLALAGILAMQPGLVLLDEPTANLDPEGVLEVRDAVASALADRSATLIVVEHRVEVWRDQVDRVLVLNAQGGLEADGTPREVLVARGEALAAQGIWLPEHLPELPPFNSTPGRQLMTTESLAVGRRAVAAAQGLNLEIQAGQALAITGPNGSGKSTLALTLGGLLKPISGVLKAEPELADGLGAQPRSWKAKDLIARIGSVFQEPEHQFVTGNVRDELAFGLRHQGRRGTEKEGAEKEWAARVDELLEALGLADFAEANPFTLSGGQKRRLSVATVMAAKPKLLILDEPTFGQDALTWAALIELLRTALLEGSAVVSVSHDEQFIEALNSRQLLMPEQPESRLSDPRLTSERRPGR; this is encoded by the coding sequence GTGCCGGCAACCAGATCTGGCCCGGCGCGGATCACGGCGGAGAACTGGTCTTTCCGCCGCGCCGATCGTGCCGCAGCCGTGCTGCACGGACTTGACTTCAGTATTGCGCCCGGTGAACGGGTACTGCTGCTAGGCCCTTCCGGTTCGGGGAAGTCCACTCTGCTGCACGCCTTAGCGGGTGTGCTGGGAGACGGCGATGCTGAGGAAACCGGCACCCTGGCCCTGGACGGCACACATCCCAGGGCAAGCCGTGGCCGAGCCGGATTGATGCAGCAAGACCCGGAGACCCAGGTGATCTTGCCCCGGGTTGGTGACGATGTCGCTTTCGGCGCGGAGAACCTCTCGGTACCGCCCGAACAGATCTGGCCGCGGGTCAACGACGCGCTGCGCGCGGTCGGCCTCGATCTGCCGCTTGACCATCCGAGCAGTTCGCTTTCCGGTGGTCAAAAACAGCGGCTGGCGCTGGCCGGAATTCTGGCCATGCAACCCGGATTGGTTCTACTCGACGAGCCAACCGCCAACCTGGACCCCGAGGGCGTACTCGAGGTGCGCGACGCTGTTGCCAGCGCCTTGGCTGATCGCTCGGCCACCCTGATCGTGGTGGAACACCGGGTGGAGGTCTGGCGTGACCAGGTTGACCGAGTTCTGGTGCTAAATGCGCAGGGCGGTTTGGAAGCTGACGGCACTCCTAGGGAGGTGCTAGTAGCGAGGGGCGAAGCCTTGGCTGCGCAAGGTATCTGGCTGCCCGAGCATCTGCCAGAGCTGCCGCCGTTCAACTCGACACCCGGCCGGCAGCTGATGACTACCGAGTCCTTAGCAGTAGGTCGCAGAGCTGTTGCTGCCGCGCAGGGCTTGAACCTGGAAATACAGGCCGGTCAGGCGCTCGCAATTACCGGACCGAATGGCAGCGGTAAATCCACCCTGGCGCTCACCCTTGGCGGCTTGCTCAAGCCGATTTCCGGTGTGTTGAAGGCGGAGCCGGAACTCGCCGATGGCCTTGGCGCTCAGCCGAGGAGCTGGAAAGCCAAAGATCTGATTGCTCGGATTGGCAGTGTCTTCCAGGAACCGGAGCATCAGTTTGTTACCGGAAATGTGCGCGACGAGCTTGCCTTCGGCCTGCGACATCAAGGACGCCGCGGCACCGAAAAGGAGGGCGCCGAAAAGGAGTGGGCCGCTCGAGTCGATGAATTGCTTGAGGCCTTGGGCCTGGCTGACTTTGCCGAAGCGAATCCATTCACCCTCTCCGGCGGTCAAAAGCGCCGACTTTCGGTGGCCACCGTGATGGCGGCCAAGCCAAAGCTATTGATCCTCGATGAGCCCACCTTCGGACAGGACGCGCTGACCTGGGCGGCCCTCATCGAACTGCTCCGGACAGCGCTGCTCGAAGGCAGCGCGGTGGTTTCGGTAAGCCATGACGAGCAGTTCATTGAAGCGCTCAACAGCAGGCAACTACTGATGCCTGAACAACCCGAGTCAAGGCTTTCCGACCCTCGACTAACCTCTGAGAGGAGGCCTGGCCGGTGA
- a CDS encoding DUF4235 domain-containing protein, which produces MNLLFKLLAAGISFGAGFAANKLVDTIWTKTTGNAPPKDGENLEHSLRSALTFAIVSATVAAIIQTLTGRGAQRAIAKFNKSRDLT; this is translated from the coding sequence ATGAATCTGTTGTTCAAACTTTTGGCCGCGGGAATCAGCTTCGGCGCCGGCTTCGCCGCGAATAAGCTGGTGGACACGATCTGGACGAAAACCACCGGGAATGCGCCGCCCAAGGACGGCGAGAACCTGGAACATAGCCTGCGTTCCGCGCTGACCTTCGCGATCGTCTCAGCTACGGTCGCCGCGATCATCCAGACCCTGACCGGTCGAGGCGCGCAGCGCGCCATTGCCAAGTTCAATAAGTCCCGGGATCTGACCTAA
- a CDS encoding UDP-N-acetylglucosamine 1-carboxyvinyltransferase: MTTDIQETAESVAQLLRDARIEKGWTQGQLATELGTSQSAVARMEQGKQNLSLRMIQRLEIIFGRSIVNVGAPATTKMTHLRVTGGHRLSGVVDVNSSKNAGVALLCASLLNHGTTTLRRLARIEEVNRIVEVLTSIGVECTWLNANDLQIRRPAVLDLESMDVEAARRTRSVIMLLGPLLDEHELYRLPYAGGCDLGTRTVEPHMQALRQFGLSVEAHNGFYAVQAPAADLEDRTFVLTERGDTVTENAIMAAAHREGATVIRNASPNYMVQDLCFYLQGLGVQVEGIGSTTLTIRGKARIDTDIEYAPSEDPIEAMSLITAGIVTDSEVTIRRVPIEFMEIELSVLEQMGFQYRASAEYTARNGHTRLVDITTLPSKLKAAPDKIHPMPFPGLNIDNLPFFAVIASCAEGSTLIHDWVYENRAIYLTELNRLGAKVRLLDPHRIDVEGPTRWRAAEIGCPPALRPAACILLAMLAARGTSELRNIYVIERGYEDLAERLNTLGAEIEYFQD; this comes from the coding sequence GTGACTACTGACATTCAGGAAACCGCAGAATCCGTCGCCCAGTTGCTTCGCGACGCCCGGATCGAGAAAGGCTGGACACAAGGCCAGCTGGCCACCGAACTGGGTACCAGCCAGAGCGCGGTAGCGCGGATGGAGCAGGGCAAGCAAAATCTCAGCTTGCGGATGATCCAGCGTCTCGAGATTATTTTTGGCCGTAGCATCGTCAACGTCGGTGCTCCCGCCACCACCAAAATGACCCATTTGCGGGTCACCGGCGGGCACCGGCTCTCCGGCGTCGTCGACGTGAACTCTTCCAAGAATGCCGGCGTTGCCTTGCTCTGTGCCTCGCTATTGAACCACGGCACCACCACGCTGCGCCGCTTGGCTCGGATTGAAGAGGTGAATCGGATCGTTGAGGTGCTGACCTCAATCGGCGTCGAGTGCACCTGGCTGAATGCCAATGACCTGCAGATTCGCCGCCCGGCGGTGCTGGACCTGGAGTCGATGGACGTGGAAGCGGCACGTCGCACCCGTAGTGTGATCATGCTGCTCGGGCCGTTGCTCGATGAGCACGAGTTGTACCGACTGCCTTATGCTGGCGGTTGCGACTTGGGCACCCGGACCGTGGAGCCGCACATGCAGGCGCTCCGTCAGTTCGGTCTCTCGGTGGAGGCGCACAATGGCTTCTATGCGGTGCAGGCTCCGGCCGCCGATCTGGAAGACCGCACCTTCGTGCTCACCGAACGCGGTGATACCGTGACTGAAAACGCCATTATGGCCGCCGCGCACCGCGAAGGCGCCACCGTGATTCGTAACGCCAGCCCTAATTACATGGTGCAGGATCTCTGTTTTTACCTGCAGGGTCTTGGCGTCCAGGTCGAGGGCATTGGCTCCACGACGCTCACCATTCGGGGCAAGGCTCGGATCGATACCGACATCGAGTATGCGCCCTCGGAGGACCCGATTGAGGCAATGAGCTTGATCACCGCTGGCATTGTCACCGACTCCGAGGTGACCATCCGCCGGGTGCCGATCGAGTTCATGGAGATTGAACTTTCAGTCCTGGAGCAGATGGGATTCCAGTACCGGGCTTCGGCGGAATACACCGCCCGCAATGGGCACACCCGCCTGGTGGACATCACCACGCTGCCCTCTAAACTCAAGGCTGCTCCGGATAAGATCCATCCGATGCCGTTCCCGGGTCTGAATATTGACAACCTGCCGTTCTTCGCGGTGATCGCTTCTTGCGCTGAAGGCAGCACGCTGATCCATGATTGGGTTTATGAGAACCGGGCGATTTACCTGACCGAACTCAATCGGCTGGGTGCCAAGGTGCGGCTGCTCGATCCGCATCGGATTGACGTCGAAGGCCCCACCCGGTGGCGCGCCGCCGAGATTGGCTGCCCGCCCGCTCTGCGGCCCGCAGCTTGTATTCTGCTGGCCATGCTGGCGGCGCGAGGCACCTCGGAGCTGCGCAATATTTATGTGATTGAACGAGGCTACGAGGACTTGGCTGAGCGGTTGAATACCCTCGGTGCCGAGATCGAGTACTTCCAGGACTGA
- a CDS encoding helix-turn-helix domain-containing protein, whose protein sequence is MVKSGQNAIRSIPFVPSSDATPIIEVSTVAAILRRGGRAEFRAPQRLGFELLLRVSAGNARHTVDFVDYSLAPGDVLWISSDQVHQWGQIAELSGDVVMFAEHTLAPGLLNLLRFAGEQQTHWPAVATPASSTLHAFEELTLANQQAGKTELKTEILQHLLSVTVLRLIEHSQQAAQPAKPHSQIFAWFRTELEQRFRSMHQVAQYAARLGYSSRTLNRAAQANAGMSAKQFIDQRIILEAKRLLVHQSGPVVRVAESLGFDDAANFSKFFQHRVGSTPAEFKHGTHLAEPQQGAQGPNPQSWKYSISAPRVFNRSAKSS, encoded by the coding sequence ATGGTGAAAAGTGGACAAAATGCCATTAGAAGCATTCCCTTCGTGCCATCTTCCGACGCCACCCCCATCATTGAAGTCAGCACGGTAGCCGCCATTTTGAGACGCGGCGGACGAGCGGAGTTCCGAGCCCCGCAACGTCTTGGCTTTGAATTGCTGCTCCGAGTCTCCGCCGGCAACGCTCGGCACACAGTCGATTTCGTCGATTACTCACTAGCCCCGGGAGACGTACTTTGGATCAGCTCAGACCAAGTTCACCAATGGGGCCAGATAGCAGAACTTTCCGGGGACGTGGTGATGTTCGCCGAACACACTCTCGCACCGGGCTTACTGAATCTGCTGAGGTTCGCTGGCGAACAACAAACTCATTGGCCTGCCGTGGCCACGCCAGCTTCGAGCACGCTACATGCTTTTGAAGAACTCACATTGGCCAATCAACAAGCCGGCAAAACCGAGTTGAAAACCGAGATCCTGCAGCATCTGCTTTCCGTCACGGTGCTGCGACTGATCGAGCACAGTCAGCAAGCAGCACAACCTGCTAAGCCGCACTCGCAGATCTTTGCCTGGTTTCGCACCGAACTGGAGCAGCGCTTTCGCTCGATGCATCAGGTGGCGCAATATGCCGCGAGGCTGGGTTATTCCAGCCGCACGCTGAACCGGGCGGCACAGGCAAACGCGGGCATGAGCGCAAAACAGTTCATCGACCAGCGCATCATCCTGGAAGCCAAGCGATTATTGGTCCACCAAAGCGGCCCGGTGGTCAGGGTTGCCGAATCGTTGGGATTCGACGACGCGGCGAATTTCTCCAAGTTTTTCCAGCACCGGGTCGGCAGCACGCCAGCAGAATTCAAGCATGGCACTCACCTTGCTGAGCCGCAGCAGGGTGCACAAGGCCCCAACCCTCAGTCCTGGAAGTACTCGATCTCGGCACCGAGGGTATTCAACCGCTCAGCCAAGTCCTCGTAG